From one Actinomycetes bacterium genomic stretch:
- a CDS encoding COX15/CtaA family protein, which yields MTRFQRLAAATTAATFILIAVGGLVRATDSGLGCPDWPRCFGKLVPPAELHAWIEHSHRLVASVIIVLVTVLAVAAWRTGQARSIRWAAVGAVALVLGQALLGAIVVWRKLEADSVTLHLATALALLALLEFISFRSRSGRGRLR from the coding sequence GTGACCCGGTTCCAGCGCCTCGCCGCCGCCACCACGGCGGCGACGTTCATCCTCATCGCCGTGGGGGGGCTGGTCCGGGCGACCGACTCGGGCCTCGGCTGCCCCGACTGGCCCCGCTGCTTCGGCAAGCTGGTGCCCCCGGCCGAGCTCCACGCCTGGATCGAACACTCCCACCGGCTGGTCGCGTCGGTGATCATCGTGCTGGTGACGGTCCTGGCGGTGGCCGCCTGGCGCACCGGCCAGGCCCGCAGCATCCGCTGGGCCGCCGTGGGCGCCGTGGCGCTGGTGCTCGGCCAGGCGCTGCTCGGCGCCATCGTGGTCTGGCGCAAGCTCGAGGCTGACTCGGTGACCCTGCACCTGGCCACCGCGCTCGCCTTGCTCGCCCTGCTCGAGTTCATCTCCTTCCGGTCCCGCTCCGGACGGGGCCGCCTCAGGTGA
- a CDS encoding aldo/keto reductase, with the protein MQFRNLGSAGPELSVVGVGAWAIGGPWRFGWGPQDDDESIAALHRAFDAGVNWVDTAAVYGFGHSEEVVGQVLRELGSEVLVATKCGLNWYGNPDRRTQGDLRPESIRFELEQSLKRLGTDHVDLYQFHWPDRTTGTPVEESWGTMAELVDEGKVRYAGVSNFGVDLLERCEAVRHVDSAQPPFSLIDRSAAEDVLPWCIEHGTAVVCYSPMQSGLLTGAFDTERVRNLPEDDWRRRSPDFTEPRLSANLALADRLRPVAERHGVSVAAVAVAWVIAQPGVTAAIVGTRRPSQVDGWLPAGSLTLTRRDLEEIQAAVRETSAGSGPV; encoded by the coding sequence ATGCAGTTTCGCAACTTGGGCAGTGCGGGACCGGAGCTTTCGGTGGTGGGGGTCGGCGCCTGGGCGATCGGCGGCCCGTGGCGGTTCGGCTGGGGCCCACAGGACGACGACGAGTCGATCGCCGCGCTCCACCGGGCGTTCGACGCCGGCGTCAACTGGGTCGACACGGCCGCTGTGTACGGTTTCGGGCACTCCGAGGAGGTCGTCGGCCAGGTCCTGCGCGAGCTGGGCTCGGAGGTCCTGGTGGCCACCAAGTGCGGGCTGAACTGGTACGGCAACCCGGACCGGCGCACCCAGGGTGACCTGCGCCCGGAGTCCATCCGCTTCGAACTCGAGCAGAGCCTGAAGCGGCTCGGTACCGACCACGTCGACCTCTACCAGTTCCACTGGCCCGACCGAACCACCGGCACCCCGGTCGAGGAGTCATGGGGGACCATGGCCGAGCTGGTCGACGAGGGCAAGGTGCGCTACGCCGGGGTCTCCAACTTCGGCGTGGACCTGCTGGAACGCTGCGAGGCGGTCCGGCACGTCGACTCCGCGCAGCCGCCGTTCAGCCTGATCGACCGGTCCGCCGCGGAAGACGTGCTGCCGTGGTGCATCGAGCATGGCACCGCCGTGGTCTGCTACAGCCCGATGCAGTCGGGCCTGCTCACCGGCGCGTTCGACACAGAGCGGGTGCGGAACCTGCCCGAGGACGACTGGCGCCGGCGCAGCCCCGACTTCACCGAGCCGCGGCTGTCGGCCAACCTCGCCCTGGCCGACCGGCTCCGCCCGGTCGCCGAGCGCCACGGCGTAAGCGTGGCCGCGGTCGCGGTCGCCTGGGTGATCGCCCAGCCAGGGGTGACCGCGGCGATCGTCGGCACCAGACGGCCGTCGCAGGTCGACGGTTGGCTCCCGGCCGGGTCACTCACCCTCACCCGGCGCGACCTCGAGGAGATCCAGGCGGCCGTGCGCGAGACCAGCGCCGGGTCCGGCCCGGTCTGA
- a CDS encoding quinolinate phosphoribosyl transferase encodes MEETTAPLRGLDLGGSATPLPANGSELRTGNGRLAPWVFDLPVAELRAGYRAGVYFDRTRRILAAEGADTQVTMQVFQRDDGVVACGIDEALAVLALGAGAAVDQSKIDDAFAEYLRARNRTRRARLHGGQGYLDAVRAQVETEVTLDRLWRPARGELEVRALRDGDLVTAWEPVIEITGPYRFFAHLESVYLGVLARRSLVATNVRWVVAAANGKPVVFFADRFDHWATQGGDGYAAFIGGAQGVATDAQAAWWGERGLGTTPHALIATFAGDTVAAMRAFARHIPDVPLVALVDFHNDCVGTSLACAREFGERLWGVRLDTAANLVDRSLWDQMGDFPPTGVNRQLVWNVRRALDAEGFGHVRIICSGGFTAERITAFEREGVPVDSYGVGSALLKGSGDYTADVVLREGQPCAKVGRRYRPSSRLEPVDLAVHGR; translated from the coding sequence ATGGAGGAGACCACCGCGCCGCTCAGAGGCCTGGACCTCGGCGGTTCGGCCACCCCGCTGCCGGCCAACGGGTCCGAGCTGCGCACCGGCAACGGTCGCCTGGCCCCCTGGGTGTTCGACCTGCCAGTGGCCGAGCTGCGCGCTGGCTACCGGGCCGGCGTCTACTTCGACCGCACCCGGCGCATCCTGGCCGCCGAAGGGGCCGACACCCAGGTCACCATGCAGGTCTTCCAGCGCGACGACGGCGTGGTGGCGTGCGGGATCGACGAGGCGCTGGCGGTCCTCGCCCTGGGCGCCGGGGCGGCCGTGGACCAGTCCAAGATCGACGACGCGTTCGCCGAGTACCTGCGCGCCCGCAACCGGACCCGGCGGGCCCGGCTGCACGGCGGCCAGGGGTACCTGGACGCGGTCCGGGCCCAGGTCGAGACCGAGGTGACCCTCGACCGCCTGTGGCGGCCCGCGCGTGGCGAGCTGGAGGTGCGCGCGCTGCGGGACGGGGACCTGGTGACCGCCTGGGAGCCGGTGATCGAGATCACCGGGCCGTACCGGTTCTTCGCCCACCTCGAAAGCGTCTACCTGGGGGTCCTGGCCCGCCGCAGCCTGGTCGCGACCAACGTGCGCTGGGTCGTGGCCGCCGCCAACGGCAAGCCGGTGGTGTTCTTCGCCGACCGCTTCGACCACTGGGCGACCCAGGGGGGCGACGGCTACGCCGCGTTCATCGGCGGCGCCCAGGGGGTGGCGACCGACGCGCAGGCCGCCTGGTGGGGCGAGCGCGGGCTTGGCACGACCCCGCACGCGCTCATCGCCACCTTCGCCGGTGACACAGTGGCGGCCATGCGCGCGTTCGCCCGCCACATCCCCGACGTGCCCTTGGTCGCGCTGGTCGACTTCCACAACGACTGCGTGGGCACCTCGCTGGCCTGCGCCCGGGAGTTCGGCGAGCGGCTGTGGGGCGTGCGCCTGGACACCGCCGCCAACCTCGTCGACCGCTCCCTGTGGGACCAGATGGGCGACTTCCCGCCCACCGGGGTCAACCGGCAGCTGGTGTGGAACGTGCGGCGCGCGCTCGACGCCGAGGGGTTCGGGCACGTGCGGATCATCTGCTCGGGGGGGTTCACCGCCGAGCGGATCACCGCGTTCGAGCGCGAGGGCGTGCCGGTCGACTCCTACGGGGTCGGCTCCGCGCTGCTGAAGGGCTCGGGCGACTACACCGCCGACGTGGTGCTGCGCGAAGGCCAGCCGTGCGCGAAGGTGGGCCGGCGCTACCGGCCGTCGAGCCGCCTCGAGCCGGTCGACCTCGCCGTCCACGGCCGCTGA
- a CDS encoding AIM24 family protein, giving the protein MLAHKLAGPTAHAVVVQLDAGQTAWCEAGRLVWKTANVGLRVQLSGPAGPNVLGVLGRAVTTAVGLGRRRLAGERPAYHHLTAVGGSGLAAFAAPSPGQLRELRLDGGRGWLVARGALVVAEATIGPDLGTTLLGLVHREADQPELEGLAGTGSLFVAAAGSFLELDPGRFGGEVQVDAARLVAVQEGVGITVERVGALPGPELLASVLGGEPAVLATLSGAGLVLLQSAAPTRADTDRAGGGPDRPVPRWLGGDPG; this is encoded by the coding sequence ATGCTCGCGCACAAGCTCGCCGGCCCGACCGCGCACGCGGTGGTCGTCCAGCTCGACGCCGGACAGACGGCATGGTGCGAGGCGGGGCGGCTGGTATGGAAGACCGCCAACGTCGGCCTGCGCGTGCAGCTGTCCGGCCCGGCCGGCCCGAACGTCCTGGGGGTGCTGGGCAGGGCGGTGACCACCGCCGTCGGGCTGGGCAGGCGCCGGCTCGCCGGGGAGCGCCCGGCCTACCACCATCTGACCGCGGTGGGCGGGAGCGGCCTGGCCGCGTTCGCCGCGCCGTCCCCTGGCCAGTTGCGCGAGCTGCGGCTCGACGGCGGTCGGGGCTGGCTGGTCGCCAGGGGCGCCCTGGTGGTCGCCGAGGCCACCATCGGCCCGGACCTCGGCACGACCCTGCTCGGCCTGGTGCACCGTGAGGCTGACCAGCCCGAGCTCGAGGGCCTGGCCGGCACCGGCTCGCTGTTCGTCGCGGCGGCCGGCAGCTTCCTCGAGCTCGACCCGGGCCGCTTCGGCGGCGAGGTGCAGGTCGACGCGGCCCGGCTGGTCGCCGTGCAGGAGGGCGTCGGCATCACCGTCGAGCGGGTCGGCGCTCTCCCCGGCCCCGAGCTGCTGGCCAGCGTGCTCGGGGGCGAGCCGGCCGTCCTGGCCACGCTGTCCGGTGCCGGCCTGGTGCTGCTGCAGTCGGCGGCGCCCACCAGGGCCGACACCGACCGGGCCGGTGGCGGCCCGGACCGGCCGGTACCCAGGTGGCTCGGCGGGGACCCCGGATGA